In the genome of Desulfuromonas sp. DDH964, one region contains:
- the rd gene encoding rubredoxin has translation MDKYRCLICDYIYDPAEGDPANGVAPGTAFEDIPDDWVCPLCGADKSNFEKV, from the coding sequence ATGGACAAGTACCGCTGCCTGATCTGTGACTATATCTATGACCCCGCCGAAGGCGACCCGGCCAACGGGGTCGCCCCCGGAACCGCCTTTGAAGATATCCCCGACGACTGGGTCTGCCCCCTGTGTGGAGCCGACAAGAGCAACTTCGAAAAGGTCTGA
- a CDS encoding ferredoxin codes for MARTSYVDQEVCISCALCIDTLPGVFRMNEADLAEVYNPTGASEDEIQEVMDACPVACIHWR; via the coding sequence ATGGCCCGCACCTCCTATGTCGACCAGGAAGTCTGTATCAGCTGCGCCCTCTGCATTGACACCCTCCCCGGCGTCTTTCGCATGAATGAGGCAGACCTCGCCGAGGTCTACAATCCGACCGGCGCCAGCGAGGATGAGATTCAGGAGGTCATGGACGCCTGTCCGGTCGCCTGCATCCATTGGCGTTAG